In one Cupriavidus taiwanensis genomic region, the following are encoded:
- the pdxA gene encoding 4-hydroxythreonine-4-phosphate dehydrogenase PdxA, with the protein MPDPLALAISTGEPAGIGPDITIGALLQLAGANHGAEGVYRFHVLGDARLLAERAEALGVTHAWERRLADGDVVIEDIPLAVACEAGRLDARNGRYVLKLLDAAIDGCRAQGGAAPRYAAMVTAPVQKSTINDAGVPFTGHTEYLAASAGVPRVVMMLAGPQPAHDDAMLRVALATTHLPLRAVPEALSVPLLLQTLAIIDADLRRCFGIARPRILVTGLNPHAGESGHMGREEIDIIAPALAQAKDAGIDARGPFPADTLFQPRHLRDADCVLAMYHDQGLAPLKYGTFGHGVNITLGLPFIRTSVDHGTALELAGTGQAEHGSMIEAIRTAVIMSGHANGRRPGAAATGHTPSGTQPPC; encoded by the coding sequence ATGCCCGACCCGCTAGCCCTGGCCATTTCCACCGGAGAACCCGCCGGCATCGGCCCCGATATCACCATCGGGGCGCTGCTGCAGCTGGCGGGCGCCAACCATGGCGCCGAGGGGGTCTACCGCTTCCATGTGCTGGGCGATGCCCGCCTGCTGGCCGAACGGGCCGAGGCGCTCGGCGTCACCCACGCCTGGGAGCGGCGCCTTGCCGACGGCGACGTGGTGATCGAGGACATCCCGCTGGCGGTGGCGTGCGAGGCCGGCCGGCTCGACGCGCGCAACGGCCGCTATGTGCTGAAGCTGCTCGATGCCGCCATCGACGGCTGCCGCGCGCAGGGCGGCGCCGCGCCCCGCTATGCCGCGATGGTGACGGCGCCGGTGCAGAAAAGCACCATCAACGATGCCGGCGTGCCTTTCACCGGCCATACCGAATATCTTGCCGCCAGCGCCGGCGTGCCGCGCGTGGTGATGATGCTGGCCGGCCCCCAGCCGGCGCACGACGACGCCATGCTGCGCGTGGCGCTGGCCACCACCCACCTGCCGCTGCGCGCGGTGCCCGAGGCGCTGTCGGTGCCGCTGCTGCTGCAGACGCTGGCCATCATCGATGCCGACCTGCGCCGCTGCTTCGGCATCGCGCGGCCGCGCATCCTGGTCACGGGCCTGAACCCGCACGCCGGCGAAAGCGGCCACATGGGCCGCGAAGAGATCGACATCATCGCGCCCGCGCTGGCGCAGGCCAAGGATGCCGGCATCGACGCGCGCGGGCCATTCCCGGCCGACACGCTGTTCCAGCCGCGCCACCTGCGCGATGCCGACTGCGTGCTGGCGATGTACCATGACCAGGGGCTGGCGCCGCTCAAGTACGGCACCTTCGGCCACGGCGTGAACATCACGCTGGGACTGCCCTTCATCCGCACGTCGGTGGACCATGGCACCGCGCTCGAGCTCGCCGGCACCGGCCAGGCCGAGCACGGCAGCATGATCGAGGCCATCCGCACCGCGGTTATCATGTCTGGCCACGCCAACGGCCGCCGACCCGGCGCCGCCGCCACGGGCCATACCCCTTCCGGCACGCAGCCGCCATGCTGA
- the rsmA gene encoding 16S rRNA (adenine(1518)-N(6)/adenine(1519)-N(6))-dimethyltransferase RsmA, which yields MRSNVHQGHVARKRFGQNFLVDDTIIHGIVNAISPQAGDVLVEIGPGLGALTDPLLERIPQMQVVELDRDLVERLRRRYGDRLQVHAGDALDFDFGKLAVPGRALRIVGNLPYNISSPLLFHLMEFADHVHDQHFMLQKEVVERMVAEPGSKAFGRLSIMLQVRYYMEHVLDVPPGAFNPPPKVDSAVVRMIPWPRHGDGRLRSPHADCDITVLGDVVTAAFSQRRKVLRNTLSFLRDQVDFDAMGFDLGRRAEEVPVGEYVELARRLGDKAPGQAA from the coding sequence ATGCGTTCTAACGTGCACCAGGGCCATGTGGCCCGCAAACGATTCGGGCAGAACTTCCTGGTCGACGACACCATCATCCACGGCATCGTCAATGCCATCAGCCCGCAGGCTGGCGACGTGCTGGTGGAGATCGGCCCCGGGCTGGGCGCGCTGACCGACCCGCTGCTCGAGCGGATCCCGCAGATGCAGGTGGTCGAACTGGACCGCGACCTGGTCGAGCGGCTGCGCCGCCGCTATGGCGACCGCCTGCAGGTCCACGCCGGCGACGCGCTCGACTTCGACTTCGGCAAGCTGGCCGTGCCGGGCCGCGCGCTGCGCATCGTCGGCAACCTGCCTTACAACATTTCGAGCCCGCTGCTGTTCCACCTGATGGAGTTCGCCGACCACGTCCACGACCAGCACTTCATGCTGCAGAAGGAGGTGGTCGAGCGCATGGTGGCCGAGCCCGGCAGCAAGGCCTTCGGCCGGTTGTCGATCATGCTGCAGGTGCGCTATTACATGGAGCACGTGCTGGACGTGCCGCCGGGCGCCTTCAATCCGCCGCCCAAGGTGGACTCGGCCGTGGTGCGCATGATTCCCTGGCCGCGCCACGGCGATGGCAGGCTGCGTTCGCCGCATGCCGATTGCGACATCACCGTGCTCGGCGACGTGGTCACGGCGGCGTTCTCGCAGCGGCGCAAGGTGCTGCGCAACACCCTGTCGTTCCTGCGCGACCAGGTCGATTTCGATGCCATGGGCTTCGACCTGGGCCGGCGCGCCGAGGAAGTGCCGGTCGGCGAGTATGTCGAGCTGGCCCGGCGCCTGGGTGACAAGGCCCCGGGCCAGGCCGCCTGA
- the trpS gene encoding tryptophan--tRNA ligase has protein sequence MTAQTSQTTRRPVILTGDRPTGPLHLGHFVGSLKSRVALQDSHEQYLLLADTQAMTDNAHDPDKVRRNVLEVALDYLAVGIDPAKTTITVQSHLPALAELTLMYLNFVTVARLERNPTIKEEIQARGFGRDIPAGFLCYPASQAADITGFKAEVVPVGEDQAPLIEQTNEIVRRINHQVGRDVLPECKAMIPQFGRLPGVDGKAKMSKSMGNAIALGAAPEQIKAAVHSMYTDPNHLRVSDPGQVEGNVVFTYLDAFDPNTEEVQALKEHYQRGGLGDMVLKRRIEGVLQDMLAPIRERREALAKDPDYVFDILRQGTAKARALTQQTLEEVRDALGMFSFESRR, from the coding sequence ATGACAGCCCAAACCAGCCAAACCACCCGGCGTCCCGTGATCCTGACCGGCGATCGTCCCACCGGCCCGCTGCACCTCGGCCACTTCGTCGGCTCGCTCAAGAGCCGCGTCGCGCTGCAGGATTCGCACGAGCAGTACCTGCTGCTGGCCGATACCCAGGCCATGACCGACAACGCGCACGATCCCGACAAGGTGCGCCGCAACGTGCTGGAGGTGGCGCTGGACTACCTGGCGGTCGGCATCGACCCGGCCAAGACCACCATCACGGTGCAGTCGCACCTGCCCGCGCTGGCCGAGCTGACGCTGATGTATCTGAACTTCGTCACGGTGGCGCGGCTGGAGCGCAACCCGACCATCAAGGAAGAGATCCAGGCGCGCGGCTTCGGCCGTGACATCCCGGCCGGCTTCCTGTGCTACCCGGCCTCGCAGGCCGCCGACATCACCGGCTTCAAGGCCGAGGTGGTGCCGGTGGGCGAGGACCAGGCGCCGCTGATCGAGCAGACCAACGAGATCGTGCGCCGCATCAACCACCAGGTCGGCCGCGACGTGCTGCCCGAGTGCAAGGCGATGATTCCGCAGTTCGGCCGCCTGCCCGGCGTCGACGGCAAGGCCAAGATGAGCAAGTCGATGGGCAATGCGATCGCGCTGGGGGCCGCGCCCGAGCAGATCAAGGCCGCGGTGCACAGCATGTACACCGATCCCAACCACCTGCGCGTGTCGGATCCCGGCCAGGTCGAGGGCAACGTGGTGTTCACTTACCTGGATGCGTTCGATCCGAACACAGAGGAAGTCCAGGCGCTCAAGGAACATTACCAGCGCGGCGGGCTTGGCGACATGGTGCTCAAGCGCCGCATCGAAGGCGTGCTGCAGGACATGCTGGCGCCGATCCGCGAGCGCCGCGAAGCGCTGGCCAAGGATCCGGACTATGTCTTCGACATCCTGCGCCAGGGCACCGCGAAGGCGCGCGCGCTGACCCAGCAGACGCTGGAAGAAGTGCGCGACGCGCTCGGCATGTTCTCGTTCGAGTCACGCCGGTAA
- a CDS encoding DMT family transporter, with protein MVVLCAAWGLQQVVIKVTAPLMGAVLQAGVRSAVAALLVFGFAAWRGTPLWRRDGTLNAGLLAGLLFGAEFFCIFVGLGHTTASRMAVFLYTAPIFTALGLHAVVPGERLRPGQWLGVVLAFAGMALAFADGIAAPSAHGSTLLGDALGILAGALWAATTVVVRASPLAGAPASKTLLYQLAVSAVMLLGMALAGGQTATVQLDGVVLASLFYQSVLIAFASYLTWFWLLQRYLASRLSVFSFLTPLFGVAFGVVLMHDAVGPRFAVAAVLVLAGIVLVNRRA; from the coding sequence ATGGTGGTGCTGTGCGCCGCCTGGGGACTGCAGCAGGTGGTGATCAAGGTGACCGCGCCGCTGATGGGCGCGGTGCTGCAGGCCGGGGTGCGCTCGGCGGTGGCGGCGCTGCTGGTGTTCGGCTTCGCGGCGTGGCGCGGCACCCCGCTGTGGCGGCGCGACGGCACGCTCAACGCCGGCCTGCTGGCCGGGCTGCTGTTCGGGGCGGAGTTCTTCTGCATCTTCGTCGGCCTGGGGCACACCACGGCCTCGCGCATGGCGGTGTTCCTGTACACCGCGCCGATCTTCACCGCGCTGGGGCTGCATGCGGTGGTACCGGGCGAACGGCTGCGACCCGGGCAATGGCTGGGCGTGGTACTGGCGTTCGCCGGCATGGCGCTGGCGTTTGCCGATGGCATCGCCGCGCCGTCGGCGCATGGCAGCACGCTGCTGGGCGATGCGCTCGGCATCCTCGCCGGCGCGCTGTGGGCGGCCACCACCGTGGTGGTGCGCGCCAGCCCGCTGGCCGGCGCGCCGGCCAGCAAGACCCTGCTGTACCAGCTGGCCGTGTCCGCGGTGATGCTGCTCGGCATGGCGCTGGCCGGCGGCCAGACCGCAACCGTGCAGCTCGACGGCGTGGTGCTGGCCAGCCTGTTCTATCAGTCAGTGCTGATCGCCTTTGCCAGCTACCTGACCTGGTTCTGGCTGCTGCAGCGCTACCTGGCGTCGCGGCTGTCGGTGTTTTCCTTCCTGACGCCGCTGTTCGGGGTCGCCTTCGGCGTGGTGCTGATGCACGACGCCGTGGGCCCGCGCTTTGCGGTGGCCGCCGTGCTGGTGCTGGCGGGGATCGTGCTGGTGAATCGCAGGGCGTGA
- the gloA gene encoding lactoylglutathione lyase, with protein sequence MRLLHTMLRVGDMQRSIDFYTRVLGMQLLRQSDNPEYKYRLAFVGYGPESETAVLELTYNYGVDSYDLGTAYGHIALETDDAAAACERIRAAGGKVTREAGPVKGGTTVIAFVEDPDGYKIELIERHSTRDASRP encoded by the coding sequence ATGCGACTCCTCCACACCATGCTGCGCGTCGGCGACATGCAGCGCTCCATCGATTTCTACACGCGCGTGCTCGGCATGCAGCTGCTGCGCCAGAGCGACAACCCCGAGTACAAGTACCGCCTCGCCTTCGTCGGCTATGGCCCCGAGAGCGAAACCGCGGTGCTGGAGCTGACCTACAACTACGGCGTCGACAGCTACGACCTCGGCACCGCCTACGGCCACATCGCGCTGGAAACCGACGATGCCGCGGCCGCCTGCGAGCGCATCCGCGCCGCCGGCGGCAAGGTCACGCGCGAAGCCGGCCCGGTCAAGGGCGGCACCACCGTGATCGCCTTCGTCGAAGACCCTGACGGCTACAAGATCGAACTGATCGAGCGCCATTCCACCCGCGACGCCAGCCGTCCCTGA
- a CDS encoding M48 family metallopeptidase, which translates to MKLLRPAAEADGAQLELPLAEPAHAPQPAAPLAPEPPHPQQVPAWPVPQPNARLLQIGERPLHYTVKRSARRTIGFTIDDRGLSITAPRWVTLADIEAAILEKQRWIFNKLGEWRHREARRVLPTVQWREGAALPFLGQPLTLALESPIGALLFDADRRVLHLALPAHAEEQQIKDRVQGWLQQQARRLLAERLDLYAARLGVRHTGFALTSAATRWGSCTADGKIRLNWRLMHFPLSMIDYVAAHELAHLKEMNHGPRFWETVESIFPEFRDARAQLRAHPPELLPTF; encoded by the coding sequence ATGAAGCTGCTGCGACCCGCCGCGGAGGCCGACGGCGCGCAGCTGGAACTGCCGCTGGCGGAACCCGCCCACGCGCCGCAACCGGCGGCGCCGCTGGCACCGGAGCCGCCGCATCCGCAGCAGGTGCCGGCGTGGCCGGTGCCGCAGCCCAACGCGCGCCTGCTGCAGATCGGCGAGCGGCCGCTGCACTACACCGTCAAGCGCTCGGCGCGCCGCACCATCGGCTTCACCATCGATGACCGCGGCCTGTCGATCACGGCGCCGCGCTGGGTCACGCTGGCCGATATCGAGGCGGCCATCCTGGAAAAGCAGCGCTGGATCTTCAACAAGCTGGGCGAGTGGCGCCACCGCGAAGCGCGCCGCGTGCTGCCGACGGTCCAATGGCGCGAGGGCGCGGCCCTGCCCTTCCTCGGCCAGCCGCTGACGCTGGCGCTGGAGTCGCCGATCGGCGCGCTGCTGTTCGATGCCGACCGCCGCGTGCTGCACCTGGCGCTGCCGGCGCACGCCGAGGAGCAGCAGATCAAGGACCGCGTGCAGGGCTGGCTGCAGCAGCAGGCGCGCCGCCTGCTGGCCGAGCGGCTGGACCTCTATGCCGCCAGGCTCGGCGTGCGCCACACCGGCTTCGCGCTGACTTCGGCCGCGACGCGCTGGGGCAGCTGCACCGCCGACGGCAAGATCCGGCTGAACTGGCGCCTGATGCATTTCCCGCTGTCGATGATCGACTATGTCGCCGCGCATGAACTGGCGCACCTGAAGGAAATGAACCACGGCCCGCGCTTCTGGGAAACCGTCGAGTCGATCTTTCCCGAGTTCCGTGACGCTCGCGCGCAATTGCGCGCGCACCCGCCCGAGCTGCTGCCGACGTTCTGA
- a CDS encoding lysophospholipid acyltransferase family protein encodes MTFLRSLLFALYLLVLTPPYACACFLVFPFMNADQRFRFVRGWPRLVIGAARVICGIQYRIEGHEHMDGMLDKPVVLLSKHQSAWETVAYVALMPKPLCFVFKRELLLVPFFGWALGMLKMVHINRKEGTRAFASAARQGRERLAEGAWIIMFPEGTRTPSGLQKPRYKSGGARLAVETGAWVLPMAVNSGRVWPRNSFMKYPGMVTISVGPPIASANKTADQLNQEVAAWIEQDMRRIDPDSYRAAQRSESAA; translated from the coding sequence ATGACGTTCCTCCGTTCCCTGTTGTTCGCGCTGTACCTGCTGGTGCTGACGCCGCCCTACGCCTGCGCCTGCTTCCTGGTGTTCCCGTTCATGAATGCCGACCAGCGCTTCCGCTTCGTGCGCGGCTGGCCGCGGCTGGTCATCGGCGCCGCGCGCGTCATCTGCGGCATCCAGTACCGCATCGAGGGCCATGAGCACATGGACGGCATGCTCGACAAGCCGGTGGTGCTGCTGTCCAAGCACCAGTCGGCCTGGGAAACCGTGGCCTACGTCGCGCTGATGCCCAAGCCGCTGTGCTTCGTGTTCAAGCGCGAGCTGCTGCTGGTGCCGTTCTTCGGCTGGGCGCTGGGCATGCTGAAGATGGTCCATATCAACCGCAAGGAAGGCACGCGCGCGTTTGCCTCGGCCGCGCGCCAGGGTCGCGAGCGGCTGGCCGAAGGCGCCTGGATCATCATGTTCCCGGAAGGCACGCGCACCCCCTCGGGCCTGCAAAAGCCGCGCTACAAGAGCGGCGGCGCGCGCCTGGCGGTGGAAACCGGGGCCTGGGTGCTGCCGATGGCGGTCAACTCGGGCCGGGTCTGGCCGCGCAACTCCTTTATGAAATATCCGGGCATGGTGACGATCTCGGTCGGCCCGCCGATCGCCTCGGCCAACAAGACCGCCGACCAGCTCAACCAGGAAGTGGCGGCATGGATCGAACAGGACATGCGCCGCATCGACCCCGACAGCTACCGGGCCGCGCAGCGCAGCGAGTCGGCCGCATGA
- the gmhB gene encoding D-glycero-beta-D-manno-heptose 1,7-bisphosphate 7-phosphatase yields the protein MPQTPPKFVILDRDGVVNLDSDQFIKTPDEWVPIDGSLEAIAALNQAGYRVVIASNQSGIGRGLFEMSALNAMHEKMHTALARLGGRVEAVFFCPHTAADGCECRKPRPGMLEQISERFGIELRGVPIVGDSLRDLEAGVAVGCAPHLVRSGKGLKTLDQGGLPPGTQVHDDLRAFARWLTGNDGGQRQPAQNGPSGHSGQGGHAAAG from the coding sequence ATGCCGCAGACGCCGCCCAAGTTTGTCATCCTCGACCGCGACGGGGTGGTCAACCTCGACAGCGACCAGTTCATCAAGACGCCCGATGAATGGGTGCCGATCGACGGCAGCCTGGAAGCCATCGCGGCGCTCAACCAGGCTGGCTACCGCGTGGTCATCGCCAGCAACCAGTCCGGCATCGGCCGCGGGCTGTTCGAGATGAGCGCGCTCAACGCCATGCACGAGAAAATGCATACGGCGCTGGCACGGCTGGGCGGGCGGGTCGAGGCGGTGTTCTTCTGCCCCCACACCGCCGCGGACGGCTGCGAGTGCCGCAAGCCGCGCCCGGGCATGCTGGAACAGATCAGCGAGCGCTTCGGCATCGAGCTGCGCGGCGTGCCTATCGTCGGCGATTCGCTGCGCGATCTGGAAGCCGGCGTGGCGGTCGGCTGCGCGCCGCACCTGGTGCGCAGCGGCAAGGGCCTGAAGACGCTCGACCAGGGCGGGCTGCCGCCCGGCACGCAGGTGCACGACGACCTGCGCGCCTTTGCCCGCTGGCTGACCGGCAACGACGGCGGGCAACGCCAGCCGGCCCAGAACGGCCCGAGTGGCCACAGTGGCCAGGGCGGGCATGCCGCCGCCGGCTGA
- the glyS gene encoding glycine--tRNA ligase subunit beta: MSQPLTDSLLIELFTEELPPKALARLGDAFAQGLFAGLGERDLLEPGATVTPFATPRRLAALVSGVRRNAPDREQREKVLPLSVALDANGEPTAPLAKKLAALAKSVGVAEIDWQSLERASDGKAEAFFYRYTARGAELAAGLQATLEDTVAKLPIPKVMSYQRPDGSTVHFVRPAHSLIALFGAEILPVTLLGLQASNLTQGHRFLSHGLIEIAHANDYAQQLESAGRVVASYAERRERMRSALLQEAGADQVIMPESLLDEVNSLVEWPVVYACHFEEAFLAVPQECLILTMQTNQKYFALTDADGHLRNRFLIVSNLATETPQSIISGNERVVRPRLADAKFFFDQDRKKTLASRVPQLASVVYHNKIGTQLDRVQRLQQIAGHVADALNAAGVATDKAAAMRGAELAKADLLTDMVGEFPELQGTMGTYYARHDDEAEDVALACSEHYRPRFAGDALPAGSVSTAVALADKLETLVGIWGIGLQPTGEKDPFALRRHALGVLRMLIEKPLALSLASLLALTQQAFAGIAAVKPAPDAILDFLYDRVRGYLKDKGYTTNEVEAVVSLRPDRLHDILGRMEAVRTFAALPEAEALAAANKRITNILRKNTEPVGAVNPALFQEGAEGALHAAIERVRPAVEAAFASGDFTAALRDLAQLREAVDQFFNDVMVMAEDAQLRANRLALLASLHALANRVADISKLAA; this comes from the coding sequence ATGTCGCAACCCCTGACCGACTCGCTGCTGATCGAACTGTTCACCGAAGAGCTGCCCCCCAAGGCGCTGGCGCGCCTGGGCGACGCCTTCGCGCAGGGCCTGTTCGCCGGCCTGGGCGAGCGCGACCTGCTTGAGCCGGGCGCCACCGTGACGCCGTTCGCCACCCCGCGCCGCCTGGCGGCGCTGGTCAGCGGCGTACGCCGCAACGCGCCGGACCGCGAGCAGCGCGAGAAGGTCCTGCCGCTGTCGGTGGCGCTGGACGCCAACGGCGAACCGACCGCCCCGCTGGCCAAGAAGCTGGCGGCGCTGGCCAAGTCGGTCGGCGTTGCCGAGATCGACTGGCAGTCGCTGGAGCGCGCCTCCGACGGCAAGGCCGAAGCCTTCTTCTACCGCTATACCGCGCGCGGCGCCGAGCTGGCCGCCGGGCTGCAGGCCACGCTGGAAGACACCGTGGCGAAGCTGCCGATCCCCAAGGTCATGAGCTACCAGCGCCCGGACGGCAGCACGGTGCATTTCGTGCGCCCGGCGCACAGCCTGATCGCGCTGTTCGGCGCCGAGATCCTGCCGGTGACGCTGCTGGGGCTGCAGGCCAGCAACCTGACGCAAGGCCATCGCTTCCTGTCGCATGGCTTGATCGAGATCGCCCACGCCAATGACTACGCGCAGCAGCTGGAGTCCGCCGGGCGCGTGGTCGCCAGCTATGCAGAGCGCCGCGAGCGCATGCGCAGCGCGCTGCTGCAGGAAGCCGGCGCCGACCAGGTGATCATGCCCGAGTCGCTGCTCGATGAGGTCAACTCGCTGGTGGAATGGCCGGTGGTGTACGCCTGCCACTTCGAGGAAGCCTTCCTGGCGGTGCCGCAGGAATGCCTGATCCTGACCATGCAGACCAACCAGAAGTACTTCGCGCTGACCGATGCCGACGGACACCTGCGCAACCGCTTCCTGATCGTGTCGAACCTGGCCACCGAGACGCCGCAATCGATCATCAGCGGCAACGAGCGCGTGGTGCGCCCGCGCCTGGCCGACGCCAAGTTCTTCTTCGACCAGGACCGCAAGAAAACCCTGGCCTCGCGCGTGCCGCAACTGGCCAGCGTGGTCTACCACAACAAGATCGGCACGCAGCTGGACCGCGTGCAGCGCCTGCAGCAGATCGCCGGCCATGTCGCCGATGCGCTCAACGCCGCCGGCGTGGCCACCGACAAGGCCGCCGCGATGCGCGGCGCCGAACTGGCCAAGGCCGACCTGCTGACCGACATGGTAGGCGAGTTCCCCGAGCTGCAAGGCACCATGGGCACCTATTACGCCCGCCACGACGACGAAGCCGAGGACGTGGCGCTGGCCTGCTCCGAACACTACCGCCCGCGCTTTGCCGGCGATGCGCTGCCTGCGGGTTCGGTCAGCACCGCGGTGGCGCTGGCCGACAAGCTCGAGACCCTGGTCGGGATCTGGGGCATCGGCCTGCAGCCCACCGGCGAGAAAGACCCGTTCGCGCTGCGCCGCCACGCGCTCGGCGTCCTGCGCATGCTGATCGAGAAGCCGCTTGCGCTGTCGCTCGCGTCGCTGCTGGCGCTGACGCAGCAGGCCTTTGCCGGCATCGCCGCGGTCAAGCCGGCGCCCGACGCCATCCTCGACTTCCTGTACGACCGCGTGCGCGGCTACCTGAAGGACAAGGGCTACACCACCAATGAAGTCGAGGCCGTGGTCAGCCTGCGCCCGGACCGGCTGCATGACATCCTGGGCCGCATGGAAGCGGTGCGCACCTTCGCCGCGCTGCCCGAGGCCGAGGCCCTGGCCGCCGCCAACAAGCGCATCACCAACATCCTGCGCAAGAACACCGAGCCGGTCGGCGCGGTGAACCCGGCGCTGTTCCAGGAAGGTGCCGAGGGCGCGCTGCACGCTGCCATCGAGCGCGTGCGCCCGGCCGTCGAAGCCGCCTTCGCCAGCGGCGACTTCACCGCCGCGCTGCGCGACCTGGCCCAGCTGCGCGAAGCCGTCGACCAGTTCTTCAACGACGTGATGGTGATGGCCGAGGACGCGCAGCTGCGCGCCAACCGGCTGGCGCTGCTGGCCTCGCTGCATGCGCTGGCCAACCGCGTCGCCGACATCTCCAAGCTGGCCGCCTGA
- the glyQ gene encoding glycine--tRNA ligase subunit alpha translates to MLTFQQMILTLQAYWDRQGCALLQPIDLEVGAGTSHVHTFLRAIGPEPWRAAYVQPSRRPKDGRYGENPNRLQHYYQYQVVLKPAPENILELYLGSLEALGLDLKQNDIRFVEDDWENPTLGAWGLGWEVWLNGMEVTQFTYFQQVGGIDCKPITGEITYGIERLAMYLQKVENVYDLVWTEWVENGETRRLTYGDVYHQNEVEQSTYNFEHSNTEILFRHFAEHEGEAKRLMGNGDGAQSGLDSGQDSGTRLALPAYEQVLKAAHTFNLLDARGAISVTERAAYIGRIRNLSRQVAQAYYDSREALGFPMCGQRDGART, encoded by the coding sequence ATGCTGACCTTCCAACAAATGATTCTGACCCTGCAGGCCTACTGGGACCGGCAGGGCTGCGCGCTGTTGCAACCCATCGATCTGGAGGTCGGCGCCGGCACTTCCCACGTACACACCTTCCTGCGCGCGATCGGCCCCGAGCCGTGGCGTGCCGCCTACGTGCAGCCGTCGCGGCGCCCCAAGGACGGCCGCTACGGCGAGAACCCGAACCGGCTGCAGCACTACTACCAATACCAGGTGGTGCTCAAGCCCGCGCCGGAGAACATCCTGGAGCTGTACCTGGGCTCGCTCGAGGCGCTCGGGCTGGACCTGAAGCAGAACGACATCCGCTTCGTCGAGGACGACTGGGAGAACCCCACGCTGGGCGCCTGGGGCCTGGGCTGGGAAGTCTGGCTCAACGGCATGGAGGTGACCCAGTTCACCTACTTCCAGCAGGTGGGCGGCATCGACTGCAAGCCCATCACGGGCGAAATCACCTACGGCATCGAACGGCTGGCGATGTACCTGCAGAAGGTCGAGAACGTCTACGACCTGGTCTGGACCGAATGGGTCGAGAACGGCGAGACCCGCCGCCTGACCTACGGCGACGTGTATCACCAGAACGAGGTGGAACAATCCACCTACAACTTCGAGCACAGCAACACCGAAATCCTGTTCCGCCATTTCGCCGAGCACGAGGGCGAGGCCAAGCGGCTGATGGGCAATGGCGACGGTGCCCAGTCCGGCCTGGACAGCGGCCAGGACAGCGGCACGCGCCTGGCGCTGCCGGCCTACGAGCAGGTGCTCAAGGCCGCGCACACCTTCAACCTGCTCGATGCGCGCGGCGCGATCTCGGTCACCGAGCGCGCGGCGTATATCGGCCGCATCCGCAACCTGTCGCGCCAGGTGGCGCAGGCCTACTACGACTCGCGCGAAGCCCTCGGCTTCCCGATGTGCGGCCAGCGCGACGGAGCGCGGACATGA